In Gemmobacter sp. 24YEA27, a genomic segment contains:
- a CDS encoding DUF2059 domain-containing protein, with product MQRNEGRRGLAVRHPDQGLAYPSRSWPQVAAFAALIAILPMPGADFAALAEGRDAAGTEEAPTEKAPTGQVPADQASGDDAATQGASMAALEESLGLGALFGVIAREGHGYGEGLDQGLLGGKGGLRWQASVARIYQPDVLRTRFSQALSEALAGKPEVLADAVAFFSSPTGKAIVAREIAAREVLLDPDSKEAAEVAAGKLRDARAPRLKLIRNLIEASDLIEGNVASGLTGSAAFNEALTATLPPEQRLPEADRMAQVWAQEAEIRASTTSWLLAFMTEAYAPLSDAELEQFLVFSKSESGKALNQALFTAYGETFRMVMQELGHEAGQVLRGARI from the coding sequence ATGCAGCGCAATGAGGGAAGGCGAGGTCTGGCGGTCAGGCATCCGGACCAGGGTCTGGCTTATCCGTCCCGAAGCTGGCCGCAAGTGGCCGCTTTCGCCGCGCTGATTGCGATCTTGCCCATGCCGGGAGCCGATTTTGCGGCGCTTGCCGAGGGGCGTGACGCGGCGGGCACCGAAGAGGCCCCCACCGAAAAGGCCCCCACCGGACAGGTGCCTGCAGACCAGGCCAGCGGAGACGACGCGGCCACTCAGGGCGCGAGTATGGCGGCGCTTGAGGAAAGCCTCGGTCTCGGCGCGCTGTTCGGGGTGATCGCGCGCGAGGGTCACGGATATGGCGAAGGACTCGATCAGGGCCTGCTCGGGGGCAAAGGTGGTCTTCGCTGGCAGGCCAGTGTGGCGCGGATCTATCAGCCGGACGTTCTGCGGACGCGGTTCTCGCAGGCGCTGAGCGAGGCGCTGGCAGGCAAGCCTGAGGTTCTGGCGGATGCGGTTGCGTTCTTTTCCTCCCCGACCGGCAAGGCCATTGTGGCGCGCGAGATCGCCGCACGCGAGGTACTGCTGGATCCGGACAGCAAGGAGGCCGCCGAGGTCGCCGCCGGCAAGCTGCGCGATGCGCGTGCGCCAAGGCTTAAGCTGATCCGCAATCTGATCGAAGCCTCGGATCTGATCGAAGGGAATGTCGCTTCGGGTCTCACCGGATCGGCGGCTTTCAACGAGGCACTCACGGCCACGCTGCCGCCGGAGCAACGCTTGCCGGAGGCGGACCGGATGGCCCAGGTCTGGGCGCAGGAGGCTGAGATCCGGGCCAGCACCACCTCCTGGCTTCTGGCCTTCATGACCGAGGCCTATGCACCGCTCAGTGACGCCGAGCTGGAGCAGTTCCTCGTCTTCAGCAAAAGCGAGAGCGGCAAGGCGCTGAACCAGGCGCTGTTCACCGCTTATGGTGAAACCTTCCGGATGGTGATGCAGGAGCTGGGCCACGAGGCGGGGCAGGTGCTGCGTGGCGCTCGGATCTGA
- a CDS encoding recombinase family protein — MPRQTNEVGLSGRFDGRTDQRWETRIICLARYSVRPASGLPATRALKENARQGFWNGALPPIGYRIAAAEQRGAKTKKKLEIDPLHADTIRLIYRLALEGQGDSGQMGVKAIVKHLNAKGIFTRDGGRWGIGQVHRVLTRRTYIGEHEWGKRSKHNDPRSPGEIVIVPVPAIIERETFDAVQSLLQARNPKTELPARVVIGPTLLTGICYCGNCGGAMTIRTGKSGRYRYYACSIKARQGETGCKGRAIPMDKLDDMVVNHIEDRLLDPARLEKLLGSILGRREDQAERRREHIASLQRQATESESRLKRLYDAIEAGVADLDDPALKERIAGLKVLRDQARADADRAQALLESPGHSALSPAMIEGFARRARERIHSHEGGYRRDHLRALAQRVEVADDAIRIMGSKTELLRTLIAGQGRQSAAIGVPRGGLKWRRGWDSNPR, encoded by the coding sequence TTGCCACGGCAGACCAACGAGGTCGGGCTTTCCGGCCGCTTCGACGGGCGGACGGATCAGCGCTGGGAAACTCGGATCATCTGCTTGGCGAGGTATAGCGTGCGGCCCGCAAGCGGTCTTCCGGCCACCCGCGCTCTGAAGGAGAACGCCCGGCAGGGCTTCTGGAATGGCGCATTGCCACCGATCGGCTACCGGATCGCCGCCGCCGAGCAGCGTGGAGCCAAGACCAAGAAGAAGCTGGAAATCGACCCGCTGCACGCCGACACGATCCGTCTGATCTATCGGCTCGCTCTGGAAGGTCAGGGCGACAGCGGCCAGATGGGCGTCAAGGCCATCGTCAAGCATCTGAACGCCAAGGGCATCTTCACCCGCGACGGCGGGCGATGGGGCATCGGTCAGGTCCACCGCGTCCTGACCCGCCGCACCTATATCGGTGAACATGAGTGGGGGAAGCGCAGCAAGCACAACGACCCGCGTTCTCCCGGCGAAATCGTCATCGTCCCGGTGCCCGCCATCATCGAGCGGGAGACCTTCGACGCCGTTCAGTCTCTTTTGCAGGCTCGCAACCCCAAAACCGAATTGCCCGCCCGCGTGGTGATCGGGCCGACCCTGCTGACCGGCATCTGCTATTGCGGCAATTGCGGTGGCGCCATGACCATCCGCACCGGCAAGAGCGGCCGCTACCGCTATTACGCCTGTTCGATCAAGGCGCGCCAGGGTGAGACCGGCTGTAAGGGCCGCGCGATCCCCATGGACAAGCTCGACGATATGGTGGTCAACCATATCGAGGACCGCCTGCTCGATCCCGCCCGTCTGGAAAAGCTGCTTGGCAGCATTCTCGGTCGCCGCGAGGATCAGGCCGAGCGCCGCCGTGAGCACATCGCCTCTTTGCAGCGGCAGGCCACCGAATCGGAATCGCGCCTCAAGCGGCTCTATGACGCTATCGAGGCCGGCGTCGCCGATCTGGACGACCCGGCGCTCAAGGAGCGTATCGCCGGCCTCAAGGTTCTCCGCGATCAGGCGCGGGCTGACGCCGACCGGGCGCAAGCGTTGCTTGAAAGCCCCGGCCACAGCGCCCTTAGCCCCGCAATGATCGAAGGGTTTGCGCGCCGCGCGCGGGAGCGCATTCACAGCCATGAGGGCGGCTATCGGCGGGATCATCTGCGCGCCCTGGCGCAGCGCGTCGAGGTTGCAGACGACGCAATTCGCATCATGGGATCGAAAACGGAGCTGCTAAGAACGCTTATTGCCGGTCAAGGGCGGCAATCGGCGGCGATTGGCGTGCCCAGAGGCGGACTGAAATGGCGGAGAGGGTGGGATTCGAACCCACGGTAG
- a CDS encoding type II toxin-antitoxin system YhaV family toxin codes for MPTINGWTVLAHPLFLDQWEKLIEAVDTLKAKKPDDYQKSADSKLLASLVQLVTVNVPSDPTASIYRQGATLGDDRKHWFRAKFGNGRFRLFFRYSSTSKVIIFAWVNDENSLRTYGSKTDAYRVFKGMLDDGNPPDDWDTLHKEASDPKAVDRLEKASPPNP; via the coding sequence ATGCCGACGATCAATGGCTGGACCGTCCTCGCACACCCTCTCTTTCTCGACCAGTGGGAAAAGCTGATCGAGGCAGTCGATACGCTCAAAGCGAAGAAACCGGACGATTATCAGAAATCCGCCGACTCCAAATTGCTTGCGTCCCTGGTCCAGCTCGTCACCGTCAATGTGCCATCGGACCCGACAGCATCCATCTATCGGCAAGGCGCGACTCTTGGCGATGACCGCAAGCACTGGTTTCGCGCCAAGTTCGGCAATGGTCGTTTCCGGCTCTTTTTCCGCTACAGCAGCACCAGCAAGGTCATCATCTTCGCCTGGGTGAACGACGAAAACAGCTTGCGGACCTACGGCTCCAAAACGGACGCTTACAGGGTCTTCAAGGGGATGCTGGATGACGGCAATCCGCCTGACGATTGGGACACGCTTCACAAGGAGGCTTCCGACCCCAAGGCGGTTGATCGGCTGGAAAAAGCCTCACCCCCGAATCCATAA
- a CDS encoding type II toxin-antitoxin system PrlF family antitoxin: MGALLKEESTITAKGQTTVPKSVRQALGVDYGGRIAFLIDEQHRVYVQKAEIEETADPVIDRFLEFLAQDMAKHPEKSVLPFPQSLLDRAVALTAGMTVDLDAEIEGNVSI; this comes from the coding sequence ATGGGCGCGCTGCTGAAAGAAGAAAGCACCATCACCGCCAAGGGCCAGACGACCGTTCCCAAGAGCGTTCGGCAAGCTTTGGGCGTTGACTATGGCGGACGCATTGCTTTTCTTATTGATGAGCAGCACCGCGTCTATGTCCAGAAGGCCGAGATTGAAGAAACCGCCGATCCCGTGATCGACCGTTTTCTCGAATTTCTCGCGCAGGACATGGCGAAGCACCCCGAGAAATCTGTTCTGCCGTTCCCGCAATCCTTGCTCGACCGGGCTGTTGCCCTGACAGCCGGCATGACGGTCGATCTCGATGCCGAGATCGAGGGGAACGTTTCGATCTGA